Genomic DNA from Telopea speciosissima isolate NSW1024214 ecotype Mountain lineage chromosome 2, Tspe_v1, whole genome shotgun sequence:
GCAAAGCGGGCTTCTGAATACTGACACCAACCCAGAAAAGTATCGGTTTTTTTAAGTCTTCAAAAAGCCGGCACACATATTtcatttaaataaaatattacaaaaagGAGCATCAAAAGTCCAAATttgaaaagagaggaaacaaacaaacaaaaagagcTAAAAGGGCAAGGAGTATATTGGAATTTCccattttttctcattttcaaaaaccatttaaaaattGCACGGTCCATGAGAGATGAAGCACGCGCACGCGTGTCTGTTCCTACCACCACTCTCCCTCGACCACAGAGCTCTCTCTGATCAGCCACTTCTCGTGTTGACCCCACTGACATCAAagccaaataaaaaaacacccGATACGATACAGCCTGGATATCCCATATCGTCCGAAACGAATATTCCCATTTTGTCAGCTCTTTACACGTGGCAAAATATTACTCCTTGTAATCCCATAAGTCCAGTTTCAAAGCTGCATTTCTTTCTGGACCTGGGAATCTCAGTAGTGGGTCCCAGCTATTGGACGGATGGACGGACTTACAGAGAGTACTGATCCACTTATTTATCAAAACGTGGcaagaaaataaattacaaaatttacGAATCAGATCATCTGATTTTAATAATTTATGACAGACAAAATATCCTTACTTATCGTTATTCCCTTTTCATCCCTTTCCATAATTATATTGCCTTTACTTCACTGTAGCCCGTATAAATGGTTTCCTTAAAAACGAAGGGCGACAAATATCACAAAATCATTTCCAATTAAACCCAAATTTATTACATGATTCTCTATAGATTTCGGCTTAATCATCATTAGTTGTCCCTGTGCCATTTTAGATGATTCCATTTCAAGATTAGAATAGGTGTGATCCAAGAATCACCACTGGTGATCAAGAAAATTAGTGGGCCCTGGCCCAAGATTcgaatcctctccaatgagaaGATCGTCCAATGAGTGGTTAATGAGACATTCAAGGTCTGGGTGGATCCGGCTCGTCTCTAATGAGCCCGTTACCCAGGGAGTACCCAATGAGCATTCAACGACTAGGTTGGTTGGCTCACATCCCTGAGCATGTGGTGTTGGGATGTGTGCCAGCCTGCCCAACTTTCGAATGCCTTATCAGGTACTCCATGGGCAGATTTCTCATTGGAGAAGAGCCCGATGCCGTCTAGACTGGCTAACACACATCTTGACACACGCCCAATCAGGTGATTCCAAGTGATGTGGACTGTTGAGGACTTGAGGTTGGGTACCTCTCTAATGTGAACATTTgaccattttcattttttcgcTAGGTTATATGCATTTTTTAAGTAACATCCAAATTccaaagaaagacaaaaataaaaagtaaaataggaaaaaaaagaagtaatttTAAAAAGTCATAATCAAGAGGTCAGAGTTTCAGAAGCAGTTTAAAAGGTCCCACTGGAAAAGGACTTGAAGAGCTGTATGGGAAGGAGGGAGGGAGGccatatgatatgatatatatatatatgactgGTGATGCCTATATTaatcaaataattaaatcaaataATTGACAATTAATGAGATAAAATATAGCAATATATCTCATCATAATCTACAATTAATATTCTCTCAAAAAGCTCTCTTTTCTGTTACCATTTTTAACTACTTTCTGAGTTGGTTTTTtctgcttctcttctcttctcttctgtttcttcaaacaaaaaaaaggaaggaaagagagagagagagagagagagagagagagagagagagaaattggaAATTGTAATCATCTTTCTTCCTTTGCTCTTGGTTTCTTGTTTTGTAGGGGGgcctggtggtggtggttgtagTTGtggttgtttctttctttctttctctggaGACATTCCTTGCTGTCAATGGCTTAATTATCCACTTGATTGGACTGTATTCTAATTCTCCTGTCTCTCTGTCGCTTCTTTTCGCTTTGGGTTTTCATTCTTTTGTTGTTGTGGGTTTGCTTCAGTGACTGAGAACTGAGAAAAGAGTgatttggttcttctcttcCGAGTTGAAAGCATTTCGGCTTTGTTGTTTTGAGTGTGAAGTTCATCACTGAAAAAAATGACAGTCGAGGAAAGGCTTGTGAGTGCTGGGAACGATGAACCCAAAGATCGGTTCCCTGTGGGTATGCGTGTTCTTGCGGTAGACGACGATCCCACATGCCTGAAGTTACTGGATAATCTGCTGCGTCGATGCCAGTATCATGGTTTGTTTCTGTTTCCTTCAGTATTTATTTCTGAATTGTAAGAGAGTAGATGGTctgtttacatttttttttctttcgattTCAAGgagattttgtttcttttttaagttctGTAAGTGGGTTCTTCTTGTTTCTACGGATTTGATTCCTATTGACTGTTGTGTTCAAACGTGAGTTCATTCAAGCAGATTTTGCCCACCCCCCTCCTCCGTTTTTTTCTCCCTTAACGAGGAAATtgtttttcaatgttttttatcctttttaaaGTCAGGAGATCTCTTTGTTTTTCGTTGTTGGATATGGAGGATCATTTTTCCTGTCGCCTCATATGAGTCTTTGATTATTTCATGACGTTAGATTTGATCCCCTTCGGCTGGAAGGTGTTTTTGTGTCTCTGTAAGTTATCCAGAGTTGGGTTCTTTTCAACATGGTTTTATGAATTTTGCAGTTACTACGACCAACCAAGCAGTCACGGCGCTCCAGATGCTGAGAGAGAATAAAAACAAGTTCGACCTGGTTATCAGTGATGTTCATATGCCTGACATGGATGGTTTCAAGCTTCTCGAGCTTGTTGGTCTTGAgatggacttacctgtcataaGTAAGCCAAAAACCCTGTCTCAGGCTTTTGATTTGGATTTAGGAATGCTGATTGTGTTCAGGGATTTGGAGGTGGAAGGGAGGTTAAGTTTGTGCTTTGATATTAATTGTAGTTTCAGCATACCGGAAATGTAAAATACATGAAGAAGTAAATCTGATTTAACTGCCAAGGAGTTATCCTCATGGTTGTTTGCTTCCTTCACTTATGGAATTTTGGAGTAATTCAGAACCAGAATGAAGagcttttatttttatatttcatttcaatcctGTAATATTCAATTTGAGTAATTTATATTGCTAATGTTTCTTGGGACACTAAGAAATGCATCATTTCCTGCAAAGTCTAACTACCCAAACAGATTTTGACTTCTTTCTTCTGCTCTTTTGAAATGGTAGTGTTATCGGCAAATAGTGACACCAAAGTCGTGATGAAGGGGATTACCCATGGTGCAGTTGACTATTTGCTAAAACCTGTTCGAATTGAGGAGCTCAAGAATATATGGCAACATGTACTGAGGAGAAGGAAGTTTGATTCTAAGGACCAAAATAATTCCAACAATCCAGAGAAGACTCAGGGATCCGGTGAAGGTGGACAATTGAGTCCTGCAGGAGGAAATGCAGACAAGAATGCTAAACAAAACAGGAAAAGGAAGGACCAGAATGAAGATGAGGACGAGGACTATGAGGAGAATGGACATGAGAATGAGGACGCAGACCCGGCAACTCAGAAGAAGCCTCGAGTTGTATGGTCTGTTGAACTGCACCGCAAGTTTGTAGCTGCAGTTAATCATTTGGGAATCGACAGTGAGTACTTTTCTGCTTATTCAGCTATGCATTCTAGTTTCTGTATGGATCTGCTTATGTGTtaatttccccctttttcttttccaatgcAGAGGCTGTACCTAAGAGGATTCTAGATCTGATGAATGTAGACGGGCTTACTCGAGAGAATGTGGCGAGCCACCTTCAGGCATAAGACCTTCTGTTTCCTTGCTCACCTCTACACTATGGCCTTATCATATTTATTTGCTTGAATCTTATTCTACCGTGTATGGTTGCAGAAATACAGACTTTACCTAAAAAGGATCAGTTGTGTGGCAAGTCAGCAAGCTAATATGGTTGCTGCTTTAGGTGGTAACGATTCCTCCTATCTGCGAATGGGTTCACTGGATGGATTTGGCGATTTTCATACCTTAAATGGATCAGGTCAGCTCACAAATGCTGCTCTTACATCTCTCCCACCTGCTGGAATGTTTGGTCGGTTAAACACCCCTGCTGGTTTGGGCATTCGGGGTCGTGCTCCATCTGGAATGATTCAACTTGGTCGAGCCCAAAACTCTAGCAACCCCATCAATGATCTGGGGAAGCTCCGGCCTGCTGTCTTATCTGGAAATCGAAATGGAAATTTATTGCAAGGGATGCCAACATCATTGGAACTTGATCAACTACAACAGAACAAGTGCATTTCCCGAATTGGAGAATTCTCTGGTCGCAATGAACAAACTGTTTTTCAAGTAGCCAGCGGGGGCTTCTCAGAAACGGCAGTGACTATTGGTAGTTCAAGCAACTCTTTTCTCACTGTCCCAAATAATCCATTGATGCTACAAGGACACCCACAACAGACACAAAATAGAGGATTGGGAAATCAATCTTCTGTTAGTGTGGCTCCACGGAATCCAGAACCTTTTGGCATTAGCGGTGGTGTATCTTCTCATGTGCCTGATCAGAATAGATGTAATGAGAACTGGCAAAGTGCTGTGCCATTAAATGGATTTTCATCAAACTCTTTGCCGTTGAATGCTCCTTTTAATCATGCTGATTTGGCTCCTAGTAACTTGATGGACACTATTTCTCCAATGGGCTCACACATTGGGAACAACCCACTTGATATTTCTTCCACAAGCGTAGTACCGGCACCTCTTCAGGATTCAAGAAGAGATATACAATGCCAAGCAAGCATCTTGCTTGGTAACAATGTTCAGCATGATAGTCCAAAATTTTCGAACTTTGGAGGCTTGGGCAATAATTTAGACCAGAGTTTGAATGTTCCAAAGCAAAGATGGGAAGACCATAAACAGGATTACACCCACAACTCAAATCTTCTCTTTAGTTCTATCAACTCTTCTCTCCCTACCCATGGTGTTGTAAATCAATTAACCCAGAGTTTGGGCCACAACAATGCAGTCTGCAACCGAAATGTGGATACTACTCTGCTTGCCCAATCAAATGCTGGTGCATATTTGATGCAGCATAACATGATGGAGAAGTCAGCTAATGACACATCATTAGGGCTGAAGGATGAGTACTCAATGGAGCAAACTAAGCCACACAGTGGATTCATGTCTGATAGTTGTGGCTCTTTAGAAGAACTAATGGCTGCAATGATTAAACAGGTAAATTCACTAGCTGTACAGCTCGGTTTGTGTTTCACTTGATcttatcttttcttattttacaTTCCCCAAATATACTCTAGCAATATTTGATCTTGTAGTACACTTTTTGAAGTAAATTGAATCCATCTACTTTAGTTTGACTTAAATGCATGTAGTGGAATGTGTTATTGGTAATAAATTTTCAAGTATTTTAATAAGTTGCAACATTTCATTTGTTCAATCTTGTTGTCCTACTTTAAGAAAGTATAAGATTTAATAACTTTAAAGGTTTTTACTCCCCATACCACTAGGAAAGTAGGGATTAATCCACTTTCCAGGATTTTGGTCCATCCAGACATCTTATgggaagtgaaaatttgtcttttcttttgtttactcTCCTCCCTCCATTTCCCATCCAACAAAAACGGTGCCCTAGTTCATCATAGGTCAGGTGCTACGTGTATGCGTGTATGCTACCCTGTATAGTGGACATCTGGATTATCATTTGAGAAAGCACCTTACCTTTTTATAACATAAAGGATATTGAACAAATGGGCTGAAAGCACTAGCAATACGAGCTTCTTTATAGCATGCCATGCTGGAACTTTTGTTAATTGGCAGGGAGCTGTCAGTAGGATTAAGATGAAGGGCAGTATGAGGATAACATTGGGAGCTTTATAGCGGAAAACAACAAAGAACCCAACATATTTTGTGCCTGAACATTGTGTAATTGGTGCTATTTGTGATAAGGAGGCTTCATTTATATGAGAACCTATGTGACAGGTTGCGTTTCAATCATCATAATTATGTTTAGTTGCTTGCTTACATTAACATTGAGCTACATTTTCATCCCATGTAGTTCCTTAGTGAAAACTTTGGTTAAGGAGGGCAAATGAGTTCCTTTACTCAAAAGAACTTTTTCCTGTGTTACTTTGCACTTATGCCCATATGACATGACACGTGCCTGTTGATTCAAGAACCCCCTTCCTTTGGGGATGTTTGTTTTCAGAGCTCCCCAATTTGATCTCTCCTTTTTTGTAATGAAATCTTTATCATTTCtaggaaacagaaaataaaagcaTAAATTTTACAGTTATTTGATGACCAGAAAGTTAAACACTGGCTCCATACGTATTCCTAACTGGAACTATGCTTGAATACTGAACGGGTCTTTAGAGGGTTTGGAATAAAATCAGTAGCACTGAAGGTCTCACCTAGGGAGCTCTACAAGACTGACTGATGTCAGGAAGGGTTGGTCTTTATGAAATCCAATGGTTATTTGAACCATGTGGTTGTCTGTACTTAATTGTGTTGGAGTTTTCTGCATGCCGAGTTGCTGACCCTCGATTGTTATATTGAGGTGGTAATGGGTATAAAATTGGGCACATTTTCATCATCTGTTAGCTGGGGGCTGCTCTCTGGGTATTGGGAAATCTAGTTTGTAGGAGGTGATTGTAGCACAATTTAGGTGGTATCTTGACATGATGACTATCTTGGAGGCTTCTCATGGTTCGAGAATTcggtttcggtactggtttcGCCCAGCCAAAAAACCATGTTGGGCCGAGCTTGGGCACTTTTTTTTGAACTCGTTTGATGGTTtcagtgggtttttgacctagtttggtcatgaaacttggtataaaacctattttggaccatttaaacacaatggcactattaaaattttcaaaatcaaagtccaaataggagtttgacttcggacctaggttggtaggctacgACGTACTAAACTACTAATAGACCTTATTCTTTACATAagttagtaatagaaagcaatcaaagcataattaatgtaaaacaacttaattacttaaataagcattagaaatgtacAACaatcataaccttatcccaactaaatggggttggctacatggatccgatagaggctatgacagtaatagaaataagagaagtaaaaagaagtaaGAGGAGTACAAGGAAGTAAAAAAGACAATAAGTAAAGGAACAAGTccaagcagtagtcaaagcaacATCCTaggaacattcccctacaaggggtcgactacacgggtctttgtcctccaaacatctctatctgcggtcatactaggatcgagccctactacatgcatatcctttcttaccacttctccaatagtcaatttaggcttgcccctacctcttttagcttcgttaaactgaatctggtcactctttcttaccggtgcatccataggtctccgtTGTACATGACCacaccacctcaagcggctctcacagAGCTTctcttggattggtgcaactcccagttcggttctaatacaatcattccttattttatctctcctggtcttgccatACATCtttcttaacatcctcatctctgctacactcatcttatctatattactcttcttaactgcccaacattctgccccataagTCATGGCCGGTGTTATTAATGTCCTGTAGAATTTCTCCTTAAGCTTAacaggcatgcgtttgtcatATAACACTCCCGAAGCACCTCTCCTCTTcaaccatcctactttaattttgtgggaaacatcatcctctatatcaccctctttgttaatggttgatcCCAGGTATCtaagcattcactttgtggtaacTGTAGATCGGACTCCAAGTCATAGATTGGCCGAAGTTGtgtaacatatattaaattgacACTCAACCACTAAGATTTGGGGGAAAATGGTTTACCTTGGAATGTTCAAATCTTCTTCAAACTTCTTTGGATTTGTTGTAGATTTTGCAAATTCGATGATTGTTGACGTATCTCTGTGCAATCTGGCAAGTTTTTTAGATCAATATCGATTTTTTCAAGTTTCTTGGAGCTTCACAGTCGAGACTCGAGACAACCGAGAACACCGATCTTAGATCTCGACTGGTCTTAGTCGACTTAAAGCATAACTTAATGGAGGGTTTGGTTCAGTCTCGGTCGAATTGAGATCTCGAACGAAACATTGTAGTTTTCCATTTCGCCTTCCATCTCGTCTCACCTTTTGAATATAGCGAGTTATTACCGAGATCTCAGCGAAATCTCTGCGAGTTCTTGTTCTATGCATGGTTTAAAAACTCGATGAAATCTTGGCGAGATCTTGAATATCTCGAGCTTCTCGAGATGAATTGACATACGAGACACAAAACATGCACAATTTCGAATaactcgaccgaaatttcaaatatttcgagaatctcagAGAAATCTTGAATATTTCAAGAATCTTGACCTCTTCAGTACTCATAGAGTTATAGTATAATACTATTTGTACTTGGATGTCTATTTAATATGCATGGTTGACAACCCCAAGGGGGTAGCTCAGTTGgtaaagaccaactcctcataattaagaggtcatgagttcaaacctccttggggcctacctataaaaaaaaatgcattgtttACTGTACTTTATAGTTTTTACTTAAAGTtcttaactatttcttaaataattatacaatattatgtgtcttcatctattattgcataatttacttgttttacttgccaattatgtctcatatcattcaaacaatgtgtagaatagacaatattacattaagggttcggtGTGTTCGGCCATAagtgccaaccaagggtgcaaatccaaaacatcaaattggttttttttttttttttgaagatttaaatatgtttattaagcctaaaacaagcttcccttaaagtttcggagccaactatggccatttgcccaccgaaacttcattccgaaaccaaaaaaaaaagcactcaccgagatctcgagatctcaagaatttcgacctggtcgagacgactgttcgagacgagtttttgaactatggtttcATGAGGCTTCCTCATTTCTTGAGAAGCTGGGGCgattaaattcatttttttttaaactaactATAGTAATTCTGAGCTTTACTATATGGTAAATTCTATTTTACAATTTATAGTAAATATGGTATCTGCTGCTTTTAGTAAGTTACTGTTTTGAGTTATTGATGCAGATCAATCAGATCTGACAAATCtgattggcctgtgggtattcCAATCTAACGGCTAGATGTGGGCctgatctgatttcagatctaaCTGTCAAATTTCAACAGAATAACCACTAGGTCTCAGTTAATAATTTTCAGGATAAGTCGGAGATAAAAAAAAGgccatacccagtgcacaaggctcctgcgtttagcagggtctaaGGAGGGTCAAATGTAAGGGCTGCCAATGTATAAGAGGGAAAAAATAGGAATTAAAGAGAAGTGGTGATGTCTTATTGGAGATAAAATAGGATCAGATCTGGAAATCCAGATATAAAGATGAATCGATATAACAGGAAAAGAGAGAAGTCTAGGATAAGATAGGGAGAAAGAAATATAAACCGTgaaggagagatgagagagacgAGGGAAAAGAAAGATCTCTTACcagattgagagagaagagcCAGCTCGCAAGTTTCCAAACAaacaattcaattttaattccaaATCTTTTTGGGGGAGAGGTGGGGTGGGATTGGTTACattgcttatttatagaaacagaaaaaaatctCCTAGATTGACTCATCTACTAATACAACATCTACTTTCCTAACTAGGACCCTTAGAAAGCTAAGGAATCTCCTAAACTAACTCAGACTAACAACTTGGGAATAAAATATATGTTACACCCTATCCAACTATCGCCAACATGGTATCcactaataaaataataatttccgTGCACCCTCAAAAACCAATTTTTGGGCTTTATATTTTAGCCCATTAcaaagtggtcacgggttcgagtctggaaacagcctctctgtgaaagcatgggtaaggctgcgtacattatgaccctccccagaccccgcagtggcgggagcctcgttcactgggtacaccctttttttagGAGTTAAGATTTTGAGTCAAAATAATGGGAACTTGAGagttaaaaatgaaaaaaaaaattaagaatgatTAATTAATCAAATTACAACAAATATCCTTTGCATCAACTGGTCTCCAATCTGAACATGTCACTCAATTGGCTAGAAGATCAGCCAACGACGTGTTGGGCTCTAGCCAGGaacaattctatttttttttggggggggggggtggagtgGGGGAGGGACTCATCTCCTGTCTTATACTTTATTTAGTCCCTATGTTATTTTGTTAAATAAAGATGTCATTtttaatttatgggaagaaaagaaaattatttaaGAGAGAACAAGTGGTTCTGGCCTTACAAG
This window encodes:
- the LOC122650064 gene encoding two-component response regulator ARR12-like, yielding MTVEERLVSAGNDEPKDRFPVGMRVLAVDDDPTCLKLLDNLLRRCQYHVTTTNQAVTALQMLRENKNKFDLVISDVHMPDMDGFKLLELVGLEMDLPVIMLSANSDTKVVMKGITHGAVDYLLKPVRIEELKNIWQHVLRRRKFDSKDQNNSNNPEKTQGSGEGGQLSPAGGNADKNAKQNRKRKDQNEDEDEDYEENGHENEDADPATQKKPRVVWSVELHRKFVAAVNHLGIDKAVPKRILDLMNVDGLTRENVASHLQKYRLYLKRISCVASQQANMVAALGGNDSSYLRMGSLDGFGDFHTLNGSGQLTNAALTSLPPAGMFGRLNTPAGLGIRGRAPSGMIQLGRAQNSSNPINDLGKLRPAVLSGNRNGNLLQGMPTSLELDQLQQNKCISRIGEFSGRNEQTVFQVASGGFSETAVTIGSSSNSFLTVPNNPLMLQGHPQQTQNRGLGNQSSVSVAPRNPEPFGISGGVSSHVPDQNRCNENWQSAVPLNGFSSNSLPLNAPFNHADLAPSNLMDTISPMGSHIGNNPLDISSTSVVPAPLQDSRRDIQCQASILLGNNVQHDSPKFSNFGGLGNNLDQSLNVPKQRWEDHKQDYTHNSNLLFSSINSSLPTHGVVNQLTQSLGHNNAVCNRNVDTTLLAQSNAGAYLMQHNMMEKSANDTSLGLKDEYSMEQTKPHSGFMSDSCGSLEELMAAMIKQEQQEAKLMDGGDIGCEFYPVRTCI